A single region of the Idiomarinaceae bacterium HL-53 genome encodes:
- a CDS encoding general secretion pathway protein A yields the protein MYLEFFCFHKLPFSIAPDPSFLFLGARHREALAHLRHGLSGSGGFLLLTGEVGLGKTTLSRAVLSEFGDELKVTHILNPRLGEREMLAAIIEGFGLPMPVAGDSLKALTDQLAAFMQRTAEQNIHPVVVIDEAQHLLPSVLEQLRLLTNLETDSRKLLSVVLIGQPELKALLQRSELRQVAQRIVARYQLMPFSEAELNAYIDHRLTTVGGSPAQITGGARKLVWRLTEGTPRLINLLCDRALQVAAQTGKPQVDKPCVQTARDVLPHDHHPGGFANLHAWVRNTAIGVVSLSALGIGLWQFWPWLEARMASQNEPAVVEVQTPNTEEQAVQIEGVTFEYALSALLELWQADNTLRDENLCSALSELNLYCLDAPLTLEQLSVLNFPAVISTRAHRESAYLLLMSADNNEWTVVDETGTQRLTTEQISNTYTGDAFVLFSLPEAFAEENSNAWREWLASRVARLVPVSLRNTRLERQSEWITERLMSPTQDDGWLLALLARGEEAEEFPQLRDYQPSVATSVLFDRWQREGLAAAVINTSEQTNVLFPTEPLTRNSLVQPELIMWWPSEAPQEELIEPSVATTEESEQEAPASDEVEVSDALQLLFEDAVRSTPEIRPEAADRSQSTPTEQEQTPPQQSTLPSVRELPSRTRQLLPSFSYDAHVYQSLARERFIEFDQQRLREGDAFNGLRVISIQPRYTILDANGVLFRLDALESIGN from the coding sequence ATGTATTTAGAGTTTTTCTGTTTTCACAAGCTTCCATTTTCCATTGCGCCCGACCCCAGTTTTTTATTTTTAGGGGCACGACACCGTGAGGCGCTCGCTCACCTTCGACATGGCCTTTCTGGCAGTGGTGGCTTTTTATTACTCACAGGCGAAGTAGGGCTCGGAAAAACCACACTTTCGCGCGCAGTCTTGTCTGAGTTTGGCGATGAATTAAAAGTCACTCATATCTTAAATCCGCGCTTGGGTGAGCGCGAAATGTTGGCAGCAATTATTGAGGGGTTTGGTTTACCCATGCCAGTTGCAGGCGACTCGCTGAAAGCCTTAACTGATCAATTAGCGGCTTTTATGCAACGCACTGCAGAGCAAAACATACACCCCGTGGTCGTTATTGACGAGGCGCAGCACCTTTTACCTTCAGTACTCGAGCAACTGCGCTTACTTACGAATCTTGAAACGGATTCACGCAAACTGCTGTCAGTCGTACTTATCGGGCAGCCCGAACTGAAAGCTTTGTTGCAACGTAGCGAACTTCGGCAGGTGGCTCAGCGTATTGTGGCGCGATATCAACTCATGCCTTTTTCTGAAGCCGAGTTGAACGCTTATATTGATCATCGATTAACGACGGTCGGTGGAAGCCCTGCGCAGATTACTGGGGGCGCCCGGAAACTTGTCTGGCGATTGACGGAAGGAACTCCAAGGCTGATTAATTTGCTCTGTGATCGTGCTTTGCAAGTCGCGGCACAAACAGGTAAGCCACAAGTTGATAAACCATGTGTGCAGACAGCGCGCGATGTACTGCCGCATGACCATCACCCAGGCGGTTTTGCTAATCTTCATGCTTGGGTTCGCAATACCGCGATCGGCGTTGTGAGTCTTTCCGCACTGGGTATCGGACTCTGGCAGTTTTGGCCTTGGTTGGAAGCGCGAATGGCTTCACAGAACGAACCTGCTGTGGTTGAGGTGCAAACGCCCAATACTGAGGAGCAAGCTGTGCAAATTGAGGGTGTTACCTTTGAATACGCGTTGTCTGCTCTACTTGAGTTGTGGCAAGCCGACAATACTTTACGCGATGAAAACCTTTGCTCGGCTCTCAGTGAACTCAATCTGTATTGCTTAGATGCGCCACTGACACTGGAACAACTCAGCGTATTAAATTTTCCCGCTGTTATCAGTACGCGTGCCCACAGAGAGTCTGCTTACCTACTTTTGATGAGCGCAGACAACAATGAATGGACGGTGGTTGATGAAACGGGCACACAAAGACTCACAACCGAACAAATCTCGAACACCTATACCGGTGACGCATTCGTACTCTTTTCTCTGCCAGAGGCCTTTGCTGAAGAAAACTCGAATGCTTGGCGTGAATGGCTCGCATCGAGAGTGGCTCGGTTAGTACCGGTGTCGCTGCGAAATACTAGGTTGGAGCGGCAAAGCGAGTGGATTACCGAACGTTTAATGAGCCCGACACAAGACGATGGGTGGCTGCTCGCGTTGTTGGCGCGCGGTGAGGAAGCAGAGGAGTTTCCGCAACTGCGTGATTACCAACCGAGCGTTGCTACCTCGGTATTATTCGATCGCTGGCAAAGAGAGGGATTGGCTGCGGCCGTGATAAATACCTCGGAGCAAACGAATGTGCTGTTCCCAACAGAGCCATTGACAAGAAATTCACTCGTGCAGCCAGAACTCATCATGTGGTGGCCTTCCGAAGCGCCTCAAGAGGAGCTCATCGAACCGAGCGTCGCAACAACTGAGGAATCTGAGCAAGAGGCACCTGCGAGCGATGAAGTCGAGGTTTCAGACGCTTTACAGTTGCTTTTTGAAGATGCGGTTCGCAGTACTCCGGAAATAAGACCTGAAGCTGCAGATAGGAGCCAAAGCACACCGACAGAGCAAGAGCAAACGCCACCCCAACAGAGCACCTTACCATCGGTGCGTGAGCTTCCTTCACGAACTCGACAGTTGTTACCAAGTTTCAGTTACGACGCGCATGTGTATCAAAGCCTCGCGCGCGAGCGGTTTATTGAATTTGATCAACAACGGCTGCGTGAAGGCGATGCATTTAATGGCCTGCGAGTGATATCGATTCAACCAAGGTACACAATTCTTGACGCAAACGGCGTTCTATTTCGACTAGATGCGTTAGAAAGTATCGGAAACTAA
- a CDS encoding dihydroneopterin aldolase produces MDIVSVHGLTVETVIGILDWEQEIKQPLVIDLDMSFACAKAANSGKIDDALDYFAVSEAVTEWLQAQPWGLIETVAEVLAERIMARFSVQGIKICVKKPTAVPTAQYVAVTIERGLN; encoded by the coding sequence TTGGATATAGTTTCAGTACATGGGTTAACTGTCGAAACCGTGATTGGCATTCTCGATTGGGAGCAAGAGATTAAACAACCCTTGGTGATTGATCTCGATATGTCTTTTGCGTGCGCTAAAGCAGCAAACTCTGGCAAAATTGATGACGCTCTCGATTATTTTGCGGTGAGTGAAGCGGTAACCGAATGGTTACAAGCACAACCTTGGGGCCTTATTGAAACGGTTGCAGAAGTTTTAGCAGAGCGCATCATGGCACGTTTTTCTGTGCAGGGTATTAAGATTTGCGTGAAGAAGCCCACGGCGGTTCCAACGGCCCAATATGTTGCAGTTACCATTGAAAGAGGCCTGAATTAG
- a CDS encoding O-sialoglycoprotein endopeptidase produces the protein MRVLGIETSCDETGIAIYDTEKGLLAHELYSQVKLHADYGGVVPELASRDHVRKTLPLIHRALKSAGLTANEIDGVAYTSGPGLIGALLVGASIGRSLAFGWNVPAIGVHHMEGHLLAPMLEEEQPEFPFLALLVSGGHSQLVAVKAVGEYELLGESIDDAAGEAFDKTAKLLGLDYPGGPRLAALAEQGRDGIYQFPRPMTDRPGLQFSFSGLKTAAANAIYEAQQATPELSEQTKADIAKAFQDAVVDTLVIKCRRALQETGLKRLVVAGGVSANKALREALADTLAKRKGQVFYPRNEFCTDNGAMIAFAGAYRLQAGETAELAVKVRPRWPMVELNSPRAD, from the coding sequence ATGCGTGTGCTCGGAATTGAAACCTCCTGTGACGAAACAGGGATTGCTATCTACGACACAGAGAAGGGACTGCTCGCTCACGAATTATATAGCCAAGTTAAATTACACGCAGATTATGGTGGCGTGGTTCCTGAGCTTGCGTCGCGCGATCATGTTCGAAAAACCCTTCCCCTCATTCATCGTGCACTTAAGAGTGCCGGTTTAACTGCAAATGAAATCGATGGTGTGGCATACACTTCCGGGCCAGGACTCATTGGTGCGTTGTTGGTGGGGGCGAGTATTGGTCGAAGCTTAGCGTTTGGTTGGAACGTGCCGGCGATTGGTGTACATCACATGGAAGGTCATTTGTTGGCGCCCATGTTAGAAGAAGAGCAACCAGAGTTCCCGTTTCTTGCGCTACTTGTATCGGGCGGTCATAGCCAATTGGTTGCAGTAAAGGCTGTGGGTGAATACGAATTATTGGGTGAATCTATTGACGATGCGGCGGGTGAGGCGTTCGATAAGACCGCCAAATTGCTTGGCTTAGATTACCCAGGTGGACCACGTCTTGCGGCACTTGCTGAACAAGGGCGAGACGGCATTTACCAATTTCCCCGGCCCATGACCGATCGACCGGGATTGCAATTCTCATTTAGTGGGCTAAAAACTGCAGCCGCAAATGCGATCTACGAGGCTCAGCAAGCAACTCCTGAACTGTCAGAACAAACGAAAGCAGATATTGCAAAAGCATTTCAAGACGCAGTAGTTGATACCTTAGTGATTAAGTGCCGTCGAGCTTTGCAGGAAACTGGGCTTAAGCGCTTAGTGGTGGCGGGCGGAGTGAGTGCGAATAAAGCGTTGCGCGAAGCTTTGGCAGACACTTTAGCGAAACGAAAGGGCCAAGTGTTTTATCCGAGAAATGAGTTTTGTACTGATAATGGCGCTATGATTGCGTTTGCTGGTGCGTACCGTTTACAAGCTGGTGAGACTGCAGAATTAGCCGTGAAAGTGCGACCACGCTGGCCAATGGTTGAATTAAACTCGCCCAGGGCGGATTAG
- a CDS encoding acyl-phosphate glycerol-3-phosphate acyltransferase: MTSALGLLMILSAYLFGSISSAVLICRLFQLDDPRYRGSGNPGATNVYRIGGAIPAALTLLADVLKGMLPVWLAYYLGLPPVILGFVAVAACLGHIYPIFFHFRGGKAVATALGAMFPVATAMALMLIATWLIIFAVSRISSLAALITVSLAPIYAYLVKPQYALPTLMLSALIIWRHRTNILRLWKGEETDFR, translated from the coding sequence ATGACCTCTGCTCTCGGCTTACTTATGATTCTCAGTGCCTATCTATTCGGCTCCATTAGTAGCGCCGTGCTGATTTGTCGACTCTTTCAGCTAGATGATCCGAGGTATCGCGGTTCAGGAAATCCTGGCGCCACCAATGTATACCGAATTGGCGGCGCGATCCCTGCCGCACTTACCTTACTTGCCGATGTACTGAAAGGCATGCTCCCTGTTTGGCTAGCCTATTATTTAGGCCTACCACCCGTAATTCTTGGCTTTGTGGCCGTGGCTGCATGTTTGGGCCATATTTACCCAATTTTCTTCCATTTTCGTGGCGGTAAAGCAGTTGCAACCGCACTCGGCGCCATGTTCCCAGTCGCCACCGCAATGGCCCTCATGCTCATTGCTACTTGGCTAATTATATTTGCGGTAAGCCGCATAAGTTCATTAGCGGCACTTATTACCGTTTCACTCGCTCCGATTTACGCATATTTGGTGAAACCGCAATATGCGCTTCCCACGCTCATGCTGTCTGCGCTGATCATTTGGCGTCATCGCACCAACATTTTACGCCTCTGGAAAGGTGAGGAAACCGATTTTCGCTAA
- a CDS encoding 2-amino-4-hydroxy-6-hydroxymethyldihydropteridinediphosphokinase: MLTPVYLGLGSNLEREKNIRSALQQLNAAFCELRVSKVYENEAVGFAGPSFFNLVVAFETERSLAQVVSLCKDIERQHGRATQAPRFSSKTLDIDVLLFGTAIQPAHEGLPQLPRAEIIEQAYVLKPLAELSPYVQHPELKQNFADLWRDFQAKALVHGIIREVSLF; this comes from the coding sequence GTGCTCACTCCGGTATACCTTGGCTTAGGCTCCAACCTAGAACGCGAAAAAAATATTCGGTCTGCATTACAACAATTGAATGCCGCCTTCTGCGAGCTTCGTGTGTCCAAGGTATACGAGAACGAGGCGGTAGGCTTTGCCGGCCCCTCATTTTTCAATTTAGTGGTTGCCTTTGAGACCGAGCGATCACTGGCACAAGTGGTCTCACTTTGCAAAGATATAGAACGGCAGCATGGTCGAGCAACTCAAGCGCCAAGGTTCAGCTCGAAAACGCTCGATATTGATGTGTTATTGTTTGGAACAGCAATTCAGCCAGCACACGAGGGGCTTCCGCAGTTACCAAGGGCCGAAATTATAGAACAGGCGTACGTCCTTAAACCGCTTGCGGAGCTCTCTCCATACGTGCAGCACCCAGAGCTCAAGCAGAACTTTGCGGATTTATGGAGAGACTTCCAAGCCAAAGCATTGGTGCACGGAATCATTAGAGAAGTGTCTTTATTTTAA
- a CDS encoding twitching motility protein PilT — protein sequence MNLQDLLTQCVRDGASDLHISAGTPPLYRIDGDMRKINTEPLSQRDVLAMVHSVMSDTQQQAFEKDLEADFSIQIDQVARFRVNVFMQRHGAAAVFRTIPSEVLSLEQLQAPEILRRIADYPRGLVLVTGPTGSGKSTTLAAMVDHINNTYPHHILTIEDPIEFVHESKQSLVNQREVHRDTHSFNAALRAALREDPDVILVGEMRDLETIRLALTAAETGHLVFGTLHTTSAPKTIDRIVDVFPGEEKSMVRSMLSESLRAVISQLLVKKEGGGRVAAHEIMLATPAIKNLIREDKIAQMYSAIQTGASLGMQTMEQALNKLVDSGKVSPQSVRSKMEQVGR from the coding sequence ATGAATTTACAGGACTTACTCACTCAATGTGTTCGCGACGGTGCATCTGACCTGCACATATCCGCAGGAACTCCACCGCTTTATCGTATTGACGGCGACATGCGTAAGATTAACACAGAGCCACTTTCACAGCGAGATGTGCTCGCCATGGTTCATAGTGTGATGTCGGATACTCAGCAGCAAGCTTTTGAAAAGGACTTAGAAGCAGACTTTTCAATTCAAATCGATCAGGTTGCGCGTTTTCGGGTCAATGTCTTCATGCAGCGCCATGGTGCCGCGGCCGTATTCAGAACGATTCCTAGTGAAGTTTTATCGCTCGAGCAATTGCAGGCACCTGAAATTTTGCGGCGCATCGCCGATTACCCGCGTGGCTTAGTATTAGTGACGGGGCCCACTGGTTCTGGTAAGTCGACCACATTGGCCGCTATGGTTGACCACATCAACAATACCTACCCTCATCACATTTTAACCATTGAAGATCCCATTGAATTCGTACACGAGAGTAAACAAAGCTTGGTCAATCAGCGCGAAGTACACCGCGATACCCATAGCTTTAATGCTGCACTCCGTGCTGCTTTGCGGGAAGACCCCGACGTGATCTTAGTCGGAGAAATGCGAGATTTAGAAACCATTCGCCTCGCGTTAACTGCGGCTGAAACCGGCCATTTGGTGTTTGGCACCTTGCACACCACCTCTGCGCCGAAGACAATCGATCGCATTGTTGATGTATTTCCCGGTGAAGAGAAGTCCATGGTTCGTTCCATGCTGTCTGAATCACTTAGAGCGGTTATATCGCAATTGCTGGTGAAGAAAGAAGGAGGCGGGCGGGTTGCTGCACACGAAATTATGCTTGCGACGCCCGCAATTAAAAACCTGATTCGAGAAGACAAAATCGCGCAGATGTACTCTGCGATTCAAACCGGCGCTTCACTCGGCATGCAAACGATGGAGCAGGCACTCAATAAGCTAGTTGACTCTGGAAAGGTTTCACCCCAATCGGTGCGTTCGAAAATGGAACAAGTTGGACGCTAG
- a CDS encoding tRNA nucleotidyltransferase (CCA-adding enzyme) — MEVYLVGGAVRDELLGLPIHERDYVVVGSTPAAMIASGYQQVGKDFPVFLHPETQEEYALARTERKAGKGYTGFECFADPSVTLEQDLERRDLTINAIAKSATGELIDPFHGLNDLANKKLKHVSLAFVEDPLRVLRVARFAARFAHLGFQVANETLQLMKEIVASGEMQELVPERVWQEMRKALLTQDPQVFFKVLAQVNALQTLFPFTQNTVPQFTFLKRATSLSLKHRHANSEQIDIRFAAWCADHLAGRLSGKPLEGNDAFQKSFEQILTDTAILPLPRSTQQLFKTGLGHLHMVPNTNTEAADDIALLNRCDAWRQPERLGIFITLWSAIFPKYEAHLAKLHSALPELLKVDVRAAVADGLKGAEIGKYVEQERILSWQALK; from the coding sequence ATGGAAGTATACTTGGTTGGCGGCGCCGTGCGAGATGAATTGCTGGGCTTACCCATACATGAACGCGACTATGTGGTCGTGGGGAGTACGCCCGCTGCCATGATCGCGAGTGGATACCAACAGGTGGGCAAGGACTTCCCTGTTTTCTTACACCCCGAGACACAAGAAGAATATGCTCTAGCCCGCACAGAGCGAAAGGCCGGTAAAGGATATACCGGATTCGAATGCTTTGCCGATCCTTCCGTTACGCTTGAGCAAGATTTAGAACGACGTGACTTAACTATTAACGCCATCGCAAAGTCTGCAACGGGCGAGCTTATTGATCCCTTCCATGGGTTAAATGATTTAGCAAATAAGAAACTCAAACATGTGAGCCTCGCTTTTGTAGAAGACCCCTTGCGAGTTTTGCGCGTGGCTCGATTTGCGGCGCGTTTTGCTCATTTAGGATTTCAAGTCGCGAACGAAACACTGCAGTTAATGAAAGAGATTGTCGCCAGCGGAGAAATGCAGGAGCTTGTGCCCGAACGCGTTTGGCAAGAAATGCGCAAGGCCCTACTGACTCAAGATCCGCAGGTGTTTTTTAAAGTGCTTGCCCAGGTCAATGCACTGCAAACATTATTCCCATTTACTCAAAACACAGTACCTCAATTCACCTTTTTAAAGCGGGCGACTTCGCTCTCATTAAAACATCGCCATGCCAACTCTGAACAGATCGATATCCGCTTCGCTGCGTGGTGCGCAGATCATCTTGCGGGGAGACTGAGTGGCAAACCACTTGAAGGTAACGATGCTTTTCAAAAAAGCTTCGAACAAATATTAACTGATACTGCAATATTGCCTCTTCCGAGATCGACACAGCAATTATTCAAAACAGGACTTGGGCACTTGCACATGGTACCCAACACAAACACCGAAGCCGCCGATGATATTGCACTTTTGAATCGCTGCGATGCATGGCGCCAGCCAGAGCGTCTCGGCATCTTTATCACGTTGTGGAGTGCTATTTTTCCAAAGTATGAGGCGCACTTAGCGAAGCTGCACAGCGCGTTGCCGGAACTTCTCAAAGTTGATGTAAGAGCGGCAGTAGCCGACGGCTTGAAGGGAGCAGAAATTGGCAAATACGTTGAACAAGAGCGAATTCTGAGCTGGCAAGCTTTAAAATAA